The Actinopolyspora erythraea genome has a segment encoding these proteins:
- a CDS encoding flavin reductase family protein, which yields MLEAASDTNHTTIADTEIPPHRFRTVLSRFATGVVAIAALDTDDRPIGFTINSFTSVSLEPPLVAYCVTHTSRSWPSIRAARRHCLTILADTQRSVCTRLAGKELNKFEGLRWSSSPTGLPILANSLAWLECSVAAEYPAGDHVIVVARVHHAESGDAEEPLVFFESGYGTFDAS from the coding sequence ATGCTTGAGGCAGCATCAGACACGAACCACACGACCATCGCAGATACCGAGATCCCCCCACACCGGTTCCGCACCGTTCTGAGCCGCTTCGCCACCGGTGTGGTCGCCATCGCCGCGCTGGACACCGATGACCGACCGATCGGTTTCACGATCAATTCGTTCACCTCGGTATCCCTGGAACCGCCGCTGGTCGCGTACTGTGTCACTCACACCAGCAGGAGCTGGCCCTCGATCCGCGCGGCTCGGCGGCACTGCCTGACCATTCTCGCCGACACGCAGCGTTCCGTGTGCACACGACTGGCCGGAAAAGAACTGAACAAGTTCGAGGGATTACGATGGTCCTCCTCTCCGACGGGACTGCCGATTCTGGCGAACTCGCTGGCATGGCTGGAATGTTCGGTAGCGGCCGAATATCCCGCGGGCGACCACGTCATCGTCGTCGCACGGGTTCACCACGCCGAGTCCGGTGACGCCGAGGAGCCGTTGGTGTTCTTCGAAAGCGGGTACGGCACATTCGACGCCTCATGA